A stretch of the Thalassotalea euphylliae genome encodes the following:
- the ctaD gene encoding cytochrome c oxidase subunit I: MTTDVIHDDHHHGDHHDHKMTGIKRWLYTTNHKDIGTLYLWFSFIMFLTGGAMAMVIRAELFQPGLQIVEPDFFNQMTTVHGLIMVFGAIMPAFTGLANWMIPMMIGAPDMALPRLNNWSFWILPFAFSILLASFFIGGGAPNFGWTFYAPLSTTYSNGSTAFFVFAVHIMGISSIMGAINIVVTIMNMRAPGMTYMKMPLFVWTFFITAYLLVAVMPVLAGVVTMVLTDTYFGTSFFDAAGGGDPVMFQHIFWFFGHPEVYIMILPAFGIVSTTIPAFSRKPLFGYSSMVYATASIAFLSFIVWAHHMFTTGMPLFGELFFMYCTMLIAVPTGVKVFNWVATMWRGAMTFETPMLFSIAFVILFTIGGFSGLMLAMTPVDFQYHDTYFVVAHFHYVLVTGSLFSIFAAAYYWLPKWTGNMYNDALSKWHFWCSLISVNLLFFPMHFLGLAGMPRRIPDYALQFADFNKWVSIGGFAFGLSQLIFLAVVIKCIRGGEKAEAKPWDGAEGLEWTVPSPAPYHTFEKPPKID, translated from the coding sequence ATGACAACTGATGTAATTCATGATGATCACCACCACGGCGACCATCACGATCACAAGATGACAGGTATTAAGCGCTGGCTATATACCACTAACCACAAAGACATAGGTACACTCTATTTGTGGTTCTCATTTATTATGTTTTTAACTGGCGGCGCTATGGCTATGGTGATTCGCGCCGAGTTATTCCAGCCAGGCTTACAAATTGTAGAGCCAGACTTTTTTAACCAAATGACCACAGTGCACGGTTTGATCATGGTGTTTGGTGCCATCATGCCGGCCTTTACGGGCTTGGCAAACTGGATGATTCCGATGATGATAGGTGCCCCTGATATGGCACTGCCACGTTTGAACAACTGGAGCTTTTGGATATTACCATTTGCTTTCAGTATTTTACTGGCTTCTTTCTTTATCGGCGGTGGAGCACCTAACTTCGGTTGGACCTTCTACGCACCGCTATCCACCACATACAGCAATGGCAGCACGGCATTCTTCGTGTTTGCCGTCCACATTATGGGGATATCCTCCATCATGGGGGCGATTAATATTGTCGTTACCATCATGAATATGCGTGCGCCAGGCATGACTTACATGAAGATGCCGCTGTTTGTTTGGACTTTTTTTATTACTGCTTACTTGCTTGTTGCGGTAATGCCAGTGCTCGCGGGTGTTGTCACTATGGTGTTAACTGACACCTATTTTGGCACAAGCTTTTTTGATGCTGCCGGTGGTGGCGATCCGGTAATGTTCCAGCATATTTTCTGGTTCTTTGGTCACCCTGAAGTTTACATTATGATCTTGCCGGCATTTGGTATTGTCTCGACCACCATTCCAGCTTTTTCTCGCAAGCCGCTCTTTGGCTATAGCTCCATGGTATACGCTACCGCTTCTATTGCGTTCTTATCGTTTATTGTTTGGGCGCACCACATGTTCACAACAGGCATGCCGCTCTTTGGTGAGCTGTTCTTTATGTACTGTACGATGCTAATTGCGGTGCCAACAGGGGTTAAAGTCTTTAACTGGGTAGCCACCATGTGGCGCGGCGCAATGACTTTCGAAACCCCCATGTTGTTCTCTATCGCGTTTGTCATTTTATTTACTATTGGCGGATTCTCTGGACTGATGCTGGCAATGACACCGGTTGATTTCCAATACCACGACACCTATTTCGTGGTCGCCCACTTCCATTATGTGCTGGTGACTGGCTCGCTATTTTCTATTTTTGCAGCAGCTTATTATTGGTTGCCGAAATGGACGGGGAATATGTACAACGATGCACTGAGTAAATGGCATTTCTGGTGTTCACTGATTTCCGTAAACCTACTGTTTTTCCCTATGCACTTCTTGGGGCTAGCGGGTATGCCGCGCCGCATTCCAGATTACGCGCTGCAATTTGCTGACTTTAATAAATGGGTCAGTATTGGCGGCTTTGCGTTTGGTTTGTCGCAGTTAATTTTCTTGGCTGTGGTTATCAAGTGTATTCGCGGTGGTGAAAAAGCCGAAGCGAAGCCTTGGGACGGTGCTGAAGGGCTTGAGTGGACAGTACCTTCGCCTGCGCCATACCACACTTTTGAAAAGCCGCCGAAAATAGATTAG
- a CDS encoding cytochrome c oxidase assembly protein, with translation MTNASQQNIQKTAKKLVLVVFAMFGFGFAMVPLYDVFCEITGLNGKTADTAAQVNDKGVDESRLVTVQFISHLAKGIPWQFEPMVREIQVHPGEMKLVKFYAKNESHSPIIGQAVPSVSPGQAALYFQKIECFCFNHQPLQASEDVEMALQFYVDPELPDDISTLTLSYTLYDVTANADS, from the coding sequence ATGACAAACGCATCACAGCAAAATATTCAAAAAACTGCGAAAAAACTCGTCTTAGTTGTATTCGCCATGTTTGGTTTTGGATTTGCCATGGTGCCTTTGTATGACGTGTTTTGTGAAATCACCGGACTGAACGGCAAAACTGCTGATACTGCGGCACAGGTTAACGACAAAGGTGTTGACGAGAGCCGACTGGTAACCGTTCAGTTTATCAGCCATCTTGCCAAAGGAATACCTTGGCAATTTGAGCCAATGGTGCGCGAGATTCAAGTGCATCCCGGTGAGATGAAATTAGTGAAATTCTACGCTAAAAACGAATCACACAGTCCTATTATTGGTCAGGCAGTGCCATCGGTATCGCCTGGTCAAGCGGCACTTTATTTTCAGAAAATAGAGTGCTTTTGCTTCAATCATCAACCGTTACAAGCAAGTGAAGATGTCGAAATGGCGTTGCAGTTTTATGTTGATCCCGAATTACCAGACGATATTTCAACATTGACCTTGTCTTACACTTTATATGATGTGACAGCAAATGCTGATTCATAA
- a CDS encoding cytochrome c oxidase subunit 3: MTTKEYQTYYVPAQSHWPIVGAIALFLIAIGAGQYVSTLASGESSWGGWVLLAGIATCIYMVYGWFSNVIDESMSGLYSNQLDNSFKQGMSWFIFSEVMFFAAFFGALFYARMFAVPWLDGAGNNAMTGEVLWPEFTASWPLLKTPDGTETTAMGWYGLPLINTMILLTSSVTAHFAHVALEQDKRKQLKVWLGLTILLGLIFLFLQVEEYAHAYSDEMKLYLDSGIYGNTFFMLTGFHGLHVTLGTIMLIVVFLRILKGHFSPKNHFAFQAASWYWHFVDVVWVLLFFFVYIL, from the coding sequence ATGACAACAAAAGAATATCAAACTTATTACGTACCCGCGCAAAGCCATTGGCCAATCGTTGGTGCAATCGCCTTATTTTTGATTGCCATAGGTGCTGGGCAATATGTATCGACACTGGCAAGTGGTGAGTCTAGTTGGGGCGGCTGGGTCTTGCTTGCAGGTATTGCTACCTGTATTTACATGGTCTATGGCTGGTTTAGTAACGTGATTGACGAGTCAATGTCGGGTTTATACAGCAACCAACTCGACAACTCGTTTAAACAAGGTATGAGCTGGTTTATTTTTTCCGAAGTGATGTTCTTTGCGGCATTTTTCGGTGCATTGTTTTATGCGCGCATGTTTGCTGTGCCTTGGTTAGACGGAGCAGGCAATAATGCCATGACAGGTGAAGTGCTATGGCCTGAGTTTACCGCTTCTTGGCCATTACTTAAAACGCCAGATGGCACAGAAACGACGGCCATGGGCTGGTATGGCTTGCCACTGATTAACACCATGATTCTACTAACGTCGTCGGTCACTGCACACTTTGCCCATGTCGCATTAGAACAAGACAAACGCAAACAACTGAAAGTGTGGCTGGGTCTGACAATTCTATTAGGTTTGATTTTCTTATTCCTGCAAGTAGAGGAGTATGCGCACGCCTATTCAGATGAAATGAAGTTGTACTTAGACAGCGGTATTTATGGCAACACCTTCTTTATGTTAACTGGCTTTCACGGCCTTCACGTAACGCTTGGCACTATCATGTTGATTGTCGTGTTCTTGCGTATATTGAAAGGTCACTTTAGCCCGAAAAATCACTTTGCTTTCCAAGCAGCGAGTTGGTATTGGCACTTTGTTGATGTGGTGTGGGTATTGCTGTTTTTCTTTGTTTATATTTTGTAA
- a CDS encoding DUF2909 domain-containing protein, whose translation MLFKILIISLLAWMVYNLFRALMIMNKQDPNGPPMSKFIGRRVLTSVVIVLLLLLGILTGVITPNPRPM comes from the coding sequence ATGCTGTTCAAAATACTCATTATTAGTTTACTCGCTTGGATGGTTTACAACTTATTCCGAGCGCTAATGATCATGAACAAACAAGATCCCAATGGCCCACCGATGTCTAAATTTATTGGTCGGCGCGTACTAACATCTGTTGTCATCGTACTGCTGTTATTACTAGGTATTTTAACTGGGGTAATCACGCCCAACCCCCGCCCGATGTGA
- a CDS encoding SURF1 family protein: MSINNAVSAKISPLWVLVTLLVFSALIKLGLWQSERAEQKEQRILRMEQLMGVEPKPLHQVLNSINTLNDESLSDPALEETRNEMLNDQPVVLNGVFNDEVLLLLDNQTLNGQLGYRVYQVFYHQQQLPVLVNLGWVSGSRNRSELPMVEPITGHHQITGNIRVIEPNIVLAEQEYDQLAMPMRVQQIEVDKLSDALGVQLQPFAIYLDSNEVIGYQKTWQPIVMPPSKHRGYAFQWFSLAAAWLILMIWAAIKNNKKVVSDAD, encoded by the coding sequence TTGAGCATTAACAACGCAGTTAGCGCCAAAATTTCACCACTTTGGGTACTGGTTACCTTGCTGGTTTTTTCGGCATTAATCAAGTTGGGTCTGTGGCAAAGCGAACGAGCAGAGCAAAAAGAGCAGCGAATACTGCGTATGGAGCAATTGATGGGGGTAGAGCCTAAGCCACTGCATCAGGTACTCAACAGTATTAACACACTAAATGATGAGAGCTTGAGTGATCCAGCTTTAGAAGAAACTCGCAATGAAATGCTTAACGATCAGCCAGTAGTGCTAAATGGCGTCTTTAATGACGAAGTTTTATTGCTCTTGGATAACCAAACGCTAAATGGTCAATTGGGCTATCGCGTTTATCAGGTTTTTTATCACCAGCAGCAGTTACCAGTGTTAGTTAATTTAGGTTGGGTTAGCGGTAGTCGTAATCGCAGTGAATTACCTATGGTTGAGCCGATAACAGGCCACCATCAAATAACGGGCAATATTCGCGTTATCGAGCCCAATATTGTGCTGGCTGAGCAAGAATATGATCAGTTAGCTATGCCGATGCGAGTGCAACAAATAGAAGTAGATAAACTGTCAGACGCGTTAGGTGTGCAATTGCAACCATTCGCCATTTATTTAGATAGCAACGAGGTTATTGGTTATCAAAAAACTTGGCAGCCGATTGTTATGCCGCCGTCGAAACATCGCGGATACGCATTTCAGTGGTTTAGCTTAGCCGCAGCTTGGTTGATTTTGATGATTTGGGCTGCGATTAAAAATAATAAGAAGGTGGTATCAGATGCAGACTGA
- a CDS encoding COX15/CtaA family protein produces the protein MFEVRRLVFVSILLALVVVSLGAYTRLTHAGLGCPDWPGCYGLIDVPQTQEQIAKAEAAFPERPVEIQKAWNEMIHRYFAGALGLLILWIAIVSVKRRKQGTPVFLPLLILAIVTFQALLGMWTVTMKLMPVVVMAHLLGGFTTLCLLFLLYLRLSNYRIPGGDWSIKKYARFGLLGVVLLTAQIALGGWTSSNYAALHCTELPICQTGWLEQLTFENSFDLIPPEKDTYEFGHLDHDERITIHVMHRIGAIVTFLYLGWLALVVRRKAQSSFFQTVPLVLLFILFIQVALGVSNVVMSLPLGIAVSHNVVAACLMMALITLTYSLQRKT, from the coding sequence ATGTTCGAAGTAAGGCGTTTAGTTTTTGTCAGCATTCTTTTGGCACTTGTGGTTGTTAGTTTAGGTGCATACACTCGCTTAACTCATGCTGGGTTGGGATGTCCTGATTGGCCCGGCTGCTATGGGTTAATTGACGTGCCACAAACTCAGGAACAAATAGCAAAAGCAGAAGCGGCGTTTCCAGAACGACCAGTTGAAATACAAAAAGCATGGAATGAAATGATTCATCGTTACTTCGCGGGCGCGTTGGGGCTTTTAATATTGTGGATCGCTATTGTTTCAGTCAAAAGACGCAAGCAGGGAACCCCCGTATTTCTGCCGTTATTGATATTAGCCATAGTGACTTTTCAGGCCTTGCTTGGGATGTGGACGGTTACCATGAAATTGATGCCTGTCGTGGTGATGGCGCATCTATTAGGTGGTTTTACAACACTATGCTTGCTGTTTTTACTGTATTTGCGACTCAGTAATTATCGAATTCCAGGTGGTGATTGGTCGATAAAAAAATATGCTCGATTTGGGCTCTTAGGGGTCGTACTGCTGACTGCGCAAATAGCGCTTGGCGGTTGGACATCATCAAACTATGCCGCACTGCACTGCACTGAGTTACCGATTTGCCAAACAGGCTGGCTTGAGCAACTTACTTTTGAAAATTCGTTTGACTTGATCCCCCCTGAAAAAGACACCTATGAATTCGGTCATTTAGACCATGATGAGCGCATTACAATCCATGTTATGCATCGCATTGGCGCGATTGTGACCTTTTTATATCTTGGCTGGTTAGCGTTAGTGGTTAGGCGCAAAGCACAAAGTTCTTTCTTTCAAACCGTGCCACTTGTGCTCTTGTTTATCTTGTTTATTCAAGTGGCATTAGGGGTAAGTAATGTGGTGATGTCACTGCCGCTTGGCATCGCAGTGAGCCACAATGTTGTCGCTGCATGTTTGATGATGGCACTGATCACTTTAACTTACAGCTTACAACGAAAAACCTAG
- the cyoE gene encoding heme o synthase encodes MAKAALINSPASVVDVTQRTSWRDYYEITKPRVVALLVLTALVGMCLSVPGVVPWQLLIPAMLGIGFLSSAAAAINHIVDQRIDKEMARTHNRPLVNGRLSQRNAIGFAAMLALAGFVMLYGLVNPLTAWLTLSGLVGYGFIYTLYLKRATPQNITIGGLAGAIPPLLGWTAMTNEIHGHALLLVLIIFTWTPPHFWALAIHRRDDYAKVNIPMLPVTHGIEFTKTQILLYTVLLFVVGLLPYLVGMSNWLYLVGSVVLNLIFFAYAWQLKFNPKENTAMATFKFSIIHLMLLFIILLLDHYLLPVSFS; translated from the coding sequence ATGGCAAAAGCTGCTTTAATCAATTCTCCGGCCAGTGTTGTTGATGTAACACAGCGCACCTCTTGGCGTGACTATTACGAAATAACCAAGCCCAGAGTAGTTGCGTTGTTGGTGCTAACCGCATTGGTTGGTATGTGTTTGTCGGTACCGGGTGTTGTGCCTTGGCAATTGTTGATCCCCGCAATGTTAGGGATTGGTTTTTTATCGTCAGCGGCGGCTGCGATTAATCACATTGTCGATCAACGTATTGATAAAGAAATGGCAAGAACGCATAACCGCCCGCTGGTCAATGGCCGATTGAGTCAACGCAATGCTATTGGCTTTGCTGCCATGCTGGCACTTGCGGGTTTTGTTATGCTTTATGGCTTGGTTAACCCACTGACCGCTTGGTTAACCCTATCGGGATTAGTCGGTTATGGCTTTATTTATACCTTGTATTTAAAACGTGCGACGCCTCAAAATATCACCATAGGTGGCTTAGCTGGCGCAATACCTCCGTTATTGGGTTGGACAGCAATGACCAATGAAATTCACGGTCATGCGTTGCTGCTTGTGTTGATTATTTTTACATGGACGCCACCCCATTTTTGGGCACTCGCCATTCATCGCCGCGATGACTATGCCAAGGTCAACATTCCAATGTTGCCCGTTACCCATGGCATAGAATTTACCAAAACGCAGATCTTACTTTATACCGTCTTATTGTTTGTTGTGGGCTTATTACCTTATTTAGTTGGTATGAGTAATTGGCTGTATTTAGTCGGCAGTGTAGTACTTAATTTGATCTTCTTTGCTTACGCTTGGCAGTTAAAATTTAACCCCAAAGAAAATACCGCGATGGCAACATTCAAGTTTTCTATCATTCACCTGATGTTATTGTTTATTATATTGCTACTAGATCATTACTTGTTGCCAGTTTCGTTTAGCTAG
- a CDS encoding SCO family protein yields the protein MNKLLYIIVALVSLVCGVFIYQAINQPELPKTALYYQQPRTVEPFSLTSHTGDAFTKQELSGQWSWVFFGYTSCPDVCPTTLQKLNFVYDELKAVTPNTQVLLVSVDPNRDTVDKLSQYIGYFNNEFRALRGDHGALFPFARNLGLMYAIADDTSQKNYLVDHSASIVLINPQGEIAAIFKPQEVLGQIPTVDEDDLVADFQRIVALAAS from the coding sequence ATGAATAAGCTGCTTTATATTATTGTTGCCCTTGTTTCTCTGGTTTGTGGCGTATTTATCTACCAAGCGATAAATCAACCAGAGCTACCTAAAACTGCGCTGTATTATCAGCAGCCAAGAACGGTAGAGCCCTTTTCGCTAACTAGCCACACTGGTGATGCGTTTACCAAACAGGAATTGTCAGGTCAGTGGTCTTGGGTGTTCTTTGGTTACACATCTTGCCCCGATGTTTGCCCAACGACACTGCAAAAGCTGAATTTTGTTTATGATGAGCTAAAAGCCGTAACGCCCAACACCCAAGTATTGCTTGTCTCGGTAGACCCTAATCGCGATACAGTTGATAAGCTTTCTCAATATATTGGCTATTTCAATAACGAGTTTCGTGCGCTGCGCGGCGATCATGGCGCGTTATTCCCATTTGCGCGCAATTTAGGGCTAATGTATGCCATTGCTGATGATACTTCACAGAAAAACTATTTAGTTGACCACAGCGCGTCAATTGTCTTGATCAACCCGCAAGGTGAGATAGCAGCGATATTTAAACCCCAAGAAGTCTTGGGGCAAATACCAACCGTTGATGAAGATGATTTAGTCGCAGACTTTCAACGCATTGTCGCTTTAGCAGCTTCTTAA
- a CDS encoding polysaccharide deacetylase family protein, with amino-acid sequence MMNPMKNLFLSLIFQFAAAIAVGTAVSSAQAAVILQYHHVSTDTPPSTSISPQQFENHMRYLKDRGFTVVPLSTIVNGVKNQEVASGSLDKSEKLVAITFDDAYLDILTNGKPILDAFNYPYTIFVNPSLVEAKQPDYLNWQQLKMMAEQGAIIANHGWQHQSLTRVPDGTAPDMWLAQYEQDLRRAEQLINDKVGQSYRYFAYPYGEYTPEIQLWLKENKFVGFSQQSGAVGPNTDLSAIPRFPASQPYDKLTGLRDKLNALPFSISLSEQDNQTIYRHQTLSSVTFHVDVEDFKPSQLNCYVSGLGKQKVNWLTDSSFQITFSDHLPVGRVRCNCTAPSLSQSGRYYWYSKPWFILNTDGSWYPL; translated from the coding sequence ATGATGAACCCAATGAAAAACCTATTCCTCTCACTTATTTTTCAATTTGCAGCCGCTATTGCAGTAGGCACTGCCGTATCGAGCGCACAAGCTGCGGTGATCTTGCAATATCACCACGTTAGTACAGACACGCCACCAAGCACGAGTATTTCACCTCAGCAGTTTGAAAATCACATGCGCTACCTTAAAGACAGAGGCTTCACGGTAGTGCCACTATCAACGATTGTAAATGGCGTTAAAAATCAAGAAGTAGCGTCAGGCAGCCTTGATAAATCAGAAAAGCTAGTCGCAATTACTTTTGATGACGCCTATCTTGATATTCTTACCAACGGTAAACCGATACTGGACGCTTTTAATTATCCATACACGATTTTCGTCAACCCGAGCCTAGTTGAAGCAAAGCAACCTGATTATTTAAATTGGCAACAGTTAAAAATGATGGCCGAACAAGGCGCTATTATTGCCAATCACGGCTGGCAACATCAGTCATTAACAAGAGTACCTGATGGTACTGCCCCTGATATGTGGCTTGCGCAATACGAGCAAGACCTGCGTAGAGCCGAGCAATTGATTAACGACAAGGTTGGGCAAAGCTATCGCTATTTTGCTTACCCTTACGGTGAATACACTCCTGAAATTCAATTGTGGTTAAAAGAGAACAAGTTTGTTGGCTTTAGTCAGCAATCTGGCGCTGTTGGTCCGAATACTGACCTAAGCGCTATCCCGCGTTTCCCTGCATCTCAGCCCTACGATAAACTCACTGGCCTAAGAGATAAGCTCAATGCATTGCCGTTCTCAATTTCATTAAGTGAACAAGACAATCAAACCATTTATCGCCACCAAACATTAAGCTCAGTGACTTTTCATGTTGACGTGGAAGATTTTAAGCCAAGCCAGCTAAACTGTTATGTGTCTGGCCTTGGTAAACAAAAAGTGAATTGGTTAACAGACAGCAGCTTTCAAATCACCTTCAGCGATCACTTACCCGTTGGTCGCGTTCGCTGTAACTGCACAGCCCCTAGCTTGAGCCAGTCAGGTCGCTATTATTGGTATTCTAAGCCGTGGTTTATTCTTAATACCGACGGCTCATGGTACCCATTGTAA
- a CDS encoding MATE family efflux transporter, protein MKSLDRKIIALAVPMILSNITVPLLGMVDTAVIGHLPHAYYLGGSTVGAMIITFITWLCGFLRMSTTGLAAQALGRQNSDDATLVLLRGLLVAAAIGLMCIVLQNPYFQLSLWLAGGSEQVQFYAKQYMDIRVWGLPAALANIVMLGWLLGQHQAKAVMWLLILINSINLSLDLLFVLVFSWQVQGVAAATLVAEYSGLMAGLGFILHRYYQASISQLFSRQVLTGVMNVSQLAAYFKLNRDILIRTLCLEVCFVFMTFQGARLGDNVVAANAILMNFLLLISFGLDGIANAAEAMIGKAKGAGANNELALILKRCTLWTLVFVLAYSTAFALAGDWLINQITSITDVRIEAEKYLGWIVLLPLIGCWCYLYDGVYVGMTRADVMRNSMIVATFAVFFPLWWLFQGLFSQPSFLQISLNHALWLAFSGFMLARGATLGWHLYRRLLPQAIATPQ, encoded by the coding sequence TTGAAAAGCTTAGACCGAAAAATAATCGCACTTGCTGTGCCAATGATTTTGTCCAATATCACAGTGCCCTTGTTGGGGATGGTCGATACCGCAGTTATTGGGCACTTACCTCATGCCTATTATCTTGGTGGCAGCACAGTTGGTGCCATGATCATCACCTTTATTACTTGGCTTTGTGGCTTTTTAAGAATGTCGACAACAGGTCTGGCTGCACAGGCACTAGGCCGACAAAATAGTGATGATGCAACTTTAGTATTGCTGCGTGGTTTACTGGTTGCAGCCGCAATTGGTCTAATGTGTATTGTACTGCAAAACCCTTACTTCCAGTTAAGCCTGTGGCTAGCCGGCGGCAGCGAACAAGTGCAGTTTTATGCCAAACAATATATGGATATTCGGGTTTGGGGACTACCCGCTGCACTTGCCAACATTGTTATGCTGGGTTGGCTGTTGGGGCAACATCAAGCAAAAGCTGTGATGTGGTTGCTGATTCTGATCAATAGTATCAACTTATCGCTAGATCTACTGTTTGTCCTAGTGTTTAGCTGGCAAGTACAAGGCGTTGCTGCGGCCACCTTAGTTGCCGAGTATTCGGGGCTAATGGCGGGATTAGGCTTTATACTTCATCGCTATTATCAAGCGAGCATCAGTCAGCTATTTAGTCGACAAGTGCTTACTGGTGTCATGAACGTGAGTCAGTTAGCTGCTTATTTTAAGCTCAATCGCGATATTCTTATTCGCACTTTGTGCTTAGAAGTCTGTTTTGTTTTTATGACCTTCCAAGGCGCACGATTAGGCGATAATGTTGTTGCTGCAAATGCGATTTTAATGAACTTTTTGCTGCTGATTTCATTTGGTTTAGACGGCATTGCTAATGCCGCCGAAGCTATGATTGGTAAGGCTAAAGGTGCGGGTGCAAACAATGAGCTGGCATTGATTCTAAAACGTTGTACCTTGTGGACCCTAGTGTTTGTGCTTGCATACAGTACTGCTTTTGCCTTAGCGGGGGATTGGCTCATAAATCAGATAACCAGTATTACTGATGTTAGGATAGAAGCTGAAAAATACCTGGGTTGGATTGTGCTATTACCTCTGATTGGCTGTTGGTGCTATTTGTACGATGGGGTTTATGTCGGGATGACTCGGGCAGATGTTATGCGTAACAGCATGATTGTCGCGACCTTTGCGGTATTTTTTCCTTTGTGGTGGTTGTTCCAAGGTCTATTTTCTCAGCCTTCATTCTTACAAATATCATTAAACCATGCGCTTTGGTTGGCATTTTCTGGCTTTATGTTAGCGCGGGGTGCAACATTGGGTTGGCATCTTTATCGCAGGTTATTACCGCAAGCGATTGCAACGCCGCAATAG
- the nfuA gene encoding Fe-S biogenesis protein NfuA has protein sequence MISISESAQAHFAKLLSQQAEGTNIRVFVVNPGTAKAECGVSYCPTDAVETDDLELKFNGFSAYVDAESQPFLEEAEIDFVTDQMGSQLTLKAPNAKLRKVADDAPLFDRVDYFIKAEVNPQLAGHGGECNLMEITEDGYAVLQFGGGCNGCSQIDVTVKDGIESQLLEIMGGEIKGVRDATEHQRGEHSYY, from the coding sequence ATGATCAGCATTTCAGAATCAGCCCAAGCACACTTCGCTAAACTATTATCGCAACAAGCAGAAGGTACCAACATTCGTGTTTTCGTGGTTAACCCAGGCACAGCAAAAGCTGAATGTGGTGTTTCTTACTGCCCAACCGACGCTGTTGAAACAGACGATTTAGAGCTCAAGTTCAATGGTTTCTCAGCTTATGTCGACGCCGAGAGTCAACCGTTTTTAGAAGAAGCTGAAATTGATTTTGTGACGGATCAAATGGGCTCACAATTAACCCTAAAAGCACCAAACGCTAAATTGAGAAAAGTTGCTGACGACGCACCACTATTTGACCGTGTTGACTACTTTATTAAAGCAGAAGTAAATCCTCAGTTAGCTGGCCATGGTGGTGAATGTAACCTGATGGAAATCACTGAAGATGGCTATGCTGTGCTTCAATTTGGTGGTGGTTGTAATGGTTGTAGTCAAATTGACGTCACCGTAAAAGACGGTATTGAAAGTCAGCTGCTTGAAATTATGGGTGGTGAAATTAAAGGTGTTCGTGACGCCACTGAACACCAACGCGGTGAGCATTCTTACTACTAA